A stretch of the Haloplanus aerogenes genome encodes the following:
- a CDS encoding DNA topoisomerase IV subunit A: MSTQDERAREQLIDLAAEFYDQFARGEVPEMTLPTRTKSNIEYDEESGVWVYGDRTSTRSANSVRGARKLLKATYTIDFLARQLEEGRSSTLRELYYLSESWDADEAAFSDQDESNQLIEDLEIVSEVTREDFHMRPEESGATLMGPLELREQTRRGEREIHCQEDVGEGGYQIPNNPDTIDFLDHDIDFILCVETGGMRDRLVENGFDTDYNALIVHLKGQPARATRRITKRLHDELDLPVVVFTDGDPWSYRIYGSVAYGSIKSAHLSEYLATPEARFVGIQPADIVEYDLPTDPLADSDVNALESELEDPRFMTDYWEEQIELQLDIGKKAEQQALASRGLDFVTDEYLPTRLTEMGVL, encoded by the coding sequence ATGAGCACGCAAGACGAACGCGCCAGAGAGCAGTTGATCGACCTCGCGGCGGAGTTCTACGACCAGTTCGCCCGCGGCGAAGTGCCGGAGATGACCCTCCCGACGCGGACGAAGAGTAACATCGAGTACGACGAGGAGAGCGGCGTGTGGGTGTACGGCGACCGCACCTCCACCCGCTCGGCCAACTCGGTTCGGGGCGCCCGCAAGTTGCTGAAAGCGACCTACACCATCGACTTCCTCGCACGCCAGTTGGAGGAAGGTCGGTCGTCGACGCTGCGTGAACTCTACTACCTCTCGGAGTCGTGGGACGCCGACGAGGCGGCCTTCTCCGATCAGGACGAGTCGAATCAGTTGATCGAGGACCTCGAAATCGTCTCGGAGGTGACCCGCGAGGACTTCCACATGCGCCCGGAGGAGTCGGGCGCGACGCTGATGGGTCCCCTCGAACTCCGCGAACAGACCCGGCGCGGCGAGCGCGAAATCCACTGTCAGGAGGACGTGGGCGAGGGAGGGTACCAGATCCCGAACAACCCCGACACCATCGACTTTCTCGACCACGACATCGACTTCATCCTCTGTGTCGAGACGGGTGGGATGCGGGACCGCCTCGTCGAGAACGGCTTCGACACGGACTACAACGCCCTCATCGTCCACCTCAAGGGTCAGCCGGCGCGAGCGACCCGTCGGATCACCAAGCGCCTGCACGACGAACTCGACCTGCCCGTCGTGGTCTTCACTGACGGCGACCCGTGGTCGTATCGAATCTACGGCTCCGTCGCTTACGGGTCGATCAAGAGCGCGCACCTCTCGGAGTATCTCGCCACGCCCGAAGCGCGGTTCGTGGGCATCCAGCCCGCAGACATCGTGGAGTACGACCTGCCGACCGACCCGCTCGCGGATTCGGACGTAAATGCACTGGAGTCGGAACTCGAAGACCCGCGGTTCATGACCGACTACTGGGAGGAACAGATCGAACTCCAGCTCGACATCGGCAAGAAGGCCGAACAGCAGGCGCTCGCCTCCCGCGGCCTCGACTTCGTCACCGACGAGTATCTCCCGACGCGACTGACTGAAATGGGCGTGTTGTAG